TTTTTCATTCTCCGAGACCACAAGTTATTTTTAGTGTCAGCACTGAGATATCATTAAGATAATTCGTGGTCAGGAGTTCAGCGACTTTCCAAAAAGTtctgaaaaaaagttttatagcTCTGAACTGTTTCCAAGTGACCGCAAGACTCCGCAGTATGGGAGTGCAGTATATTATACTATGTGTACACAAGGCCCAGGAAGATCCATCAACAGCAACCAgcctgcttgttgatggtttccatcaAAGGGGGAATTAAAATCTACAGAAAGACGCTGActcagctaaacacaatgactgttAGCAGATAACCATGTGGCCCCCGTACGTACAGGATTTGTCACCCACCAATCAGGATCATCGGACGATTCTTCATCTGGGAGATGCTGAACATACCTGCGGACAAAAGGCAACAACGCATTTTATTATCAGCGATATTCGGTATTTGTAGAATCCCTCACCTAtgctggactccagactgatacaggTTACCTGCGccaatacactgtaacaaactatcaggacaggagTGATGTGTGCAGCTGATGGGTTtatctcacagaggattgtctatgccgatacaatgtaacaaaccttCAGCAGTGCGAGAAGATTTTCAGACTTTGAATGTCAAGAAGGAAAGTTTCTATTCACTGTcagtaagcagagatcttgagataAAGAGTCTGTATTGTAATCTAAGATGGTAAATTGGTGCCAACTTACTCACCCGCGTGCTGCTGCTTCTTCTTACACCCTACAGCCACTCCGACAACTTGTTTCAGCTCCTCCTCACTCGCCCCTGTACGCAGCCAGTCTCTGAGAGACACCTCCGAGTTCCCAAAGAGACACACCTGTTCAGAGTCAAAGAGTGATTAGTAATTACTTTACTTTATATCTTGTGCTCTagttacatccagagcttcaTTTATAGATGTTACACTCCCATCACATGCTGGACCTCATCAACAATTTTTATGCTCCAGTTACAACCAGATCTGCATTAACACATGCatatccaaagctgcattcataattcctacactgcagtcacctccagagctgaaTCAACAATTTAAGAAtatccaaagctgcagtcacaattcttACATTACTAGAGCTGCACTTGCTTTCCTTCTGCTCCAGTTACATCTAGATCTGCATGAACAATTCATATGCTCGGATCACAGCCAGATCTGCATTCAAAAATTCATCCGACTCTACAAACACCTTAAGATTCCCATCAGCCATGATCCGCAGCCGATTACAGGAGCCGCAGAAGTGATCAGACACGGATGTGATGAACCCGATCTGCCCCTGGAATTTGGTAACCTGAAAAATAGGAGTGACCTACATGTCAACCGATGAAGAGCCTGTAGGTTTCCCCACTTTCTAGAAACCCTGAGTATTATAAACCTATGACATCCAGTTATCTCCACTGCTCTGACTGTGTGTTAGTCTTCACTGTAGCTCTATCTTTACGTTCATGGGCCCTAGTATGAGCTATAGGTTATGTATGTGAGTAAATAACCCCAGCAAGTACATACATCTATTGATCTTCAACAAAGGGGTTACTATACCTTTAAGTAAAAGCACAATACATAAGAGCTAAAAATAAAGGCATCCCCCGTACCTTCGAGGTGCTGGGGACAGTCATCAGCACTTCTGGCGGATGGTGTCCAGCATTTCTTGGTAATTCATCATCTTTTTAAAGTTCCACTTGTTGCCTAGAAAGGGACAGTGTCTTTACATAACTCACTGCGGCGCAGCAACAGACTAACCTACTGGAAACAGTCAACAAAGTGCTGCTAACAGATCCAATATTCTTATAACATGTCCCCATCCTGCTGTGGATGGGCTTCGGGTCCGAGCAGTCTGGCCGCAGCAGCTTCACAGTAAGATCCATCAACAGTATCTTGCCTACTTGCTGACTGTTTTCATATAGAAATACTGGCTGACATCACTCCACTTCTCCCTGTGATAGCGGCAGGTGTTGTCCACCACTACTGACCCCACTGTTCTCCAGGGCCACTTACCGTTGAATGGCATGTACTCGATGAACCTCACCTCCAGCGTCACTTCTCCATCAGCGCCACAAAGTCCAGGAGCTCGTCTTCATTTACCCCTCTCATGACCACACAGTTGACCTGCGTAAAAAGAAATGCATACTAGTGCATAAAACCAATCATCTGATCAGCGCAGAGGTTAAAAAAACGTAATTACTCCAGTCCCCACCAGAGCAGCATTCATACATTTTCCTGGTCACTTCTTGCAGAATGTGCCCTAATTATTTTGCtaatctcccacaatgcactgctttcTTCTGCATTGCATCCTAAAAGATGTAGTGATTGCAACAAACTATGGTAGACTACATATCCCACTGTGCAGCACAGCAGAAAATGATCAGCGCAGGCACTGCACTATCACGGGCTGACAACCgtgctgcattgtgggagatgtactATTTACACTAGATACTTAGTAaaatacatctcccacaatgcagcacAGCTCTGTCCAGAACTAAAGCCAGCAGGGAGCGGTAGCAGGAAATCGGATACattctgaatgcagctttggatgtgactggagccaTGCAGGTTTTCCCCTTTAAGTAGGTATATTTAGGAGATATATGGGTGTATACAATGTATCaaacgtgttaaaaaaaaaccaaaaactaacAATGTTGCAGAACGCAGAAACATCTGCCTGCGACAAGCCGCATTTACAAGCGACGCTCTTGGATTATTTATCTTAGCACGTAGTAAAAGCCCCTTTTTACTGCAGACGGTACAAGGAGCTCGGCGGGAGGCGCTGCGACGGATCCCAGCCAAGCGCCGAGGCCCCCAGACACGCACGTCACACGGGGGATTCCTGGAGGGAGAACAGAATTTGAATTTTATCACATCGTATCAACCGAAAATAATGTCATTTCCAGAGGAGACAATAAAAGCAGAGGAACCTATAAAAATAGCACAAAATGAcgaaaacccccaaaacagcgaaaaatacaataaaaatggaGGAATCTATAAAAAGTACAAAACTACACAAGCTAAAAAAACaccataaatataaataaataaaaatacagcaccaggcgcCACCTACAGGTGACACAATGAACTGCTGATACTGCTGTCCTTCAAGGGAATTGCAAGATCTTGGCGCCATCTACAGGTGAAACAATGAACTGCTGTCCTCCAAAGGAAAACCCAAGCTTCTGGCGCCATCGACAGGTGACACATTGAACTGCTGACAATCCTGCCTATGAAAGGCATAACAAGCTATTGCTGCCACCTACAGGGGACACAAACGTCTGACACTGCTGCTCTTCCAAGGGAATCACAAAATCCAGGCACCACTTACTGGTGACACATGGTACTACTGACACTGCTGCTCTTCCAAGGGAATCACAAGCTCCAGGCACCACCTACTGGTTCATCTGCATAACAATGCCTACAGAAAATGCACCCTGTGACTTGCGTTGCATCATATACTTTGTAGGCGAAGAAAAATATGAAAAGACGAAGAAGATGACGAAGAAGAAGATGAGGAAgttgaagatgaagaagatgaagaagacgaAGAAGGCAGAAAAGATGAAAAAGACAAAGCAGACAAAGTAGAAGAAGAAGACGAGGATAAAGAAGACGTAGACAAAGTAGAAGAAGACAAGGAAGAAGACAACAAAAAGAAGgccaagaaaacaaaaaagatgaaAAGGCGAAGAGGAAGACGAAGAAGGTGAAGATGAAGGAGATGAAGAAaaagcagaagaagaagagaaaatagAAGATAAAGAAGACGATGAAAAAGATggagaagacaaagaagaaaaagacaaaggGGAAGCAgacaaagaagatgaagaagactaagaagatgaagaagacaaaaaagaaaaagaagaaggtgAAGAACCCAAAGAAGACAGTAGAAGATGTCGAAGAAAAAAAAGACGAAGAATAAGACaaagaagaagatgaagatgaaAAACATGAAGCAGACGAAGAAGAAAAAGACGAAGAAGATGAGAAGATAGACAAAGTTGAAAAAGACGCCGCCGAATAGGAAGacgaagaaaatgaagaagatgtAGAAGAAGATAAAGATGAAGAAGACGACAAAGAAGAAGACGCCAAAGAAGAcaaagaaaaagatgaagaggaagACGAAGCAGacaaagaaaaagaagacaaagacGAATAAGGCGAAAAAGAAGGAGACAATgaagaagatgaaaaaaaatgaagaagtaGAGAAAGAAGACGAAGAAGGTAAAGataaagaagacaaagaagaagcagaagaagaaatcgaagaggaagaggaagaagacgaAGAAGTAAAAGAAGGCGAAGAAGACGAAAACGAAGGCGAAGAATTAGATGAAGTAGGCCAAGAAGAAGCAGATAAAGAAAAAGACGAAGATGAAGCAGATGAAGAAAAAGGCAGAGGAAGAACataaagaagacaaaaaagaagaagaaaaagtagaCGAAGTTGAAGAAGAGGAAGACGATGAATCTGAATATGACAAAGAAGACGacaaagaagaaaatgaagaagaagcaGGCAAAATAGACGAAGATtaagaagaagacaaagaaggcaAAGAGGAAAAATAGAAGGCAAAGAAGATGACGAAGcagaagaagaagacaaagaaggtgaagaagatgaagaaggtgAAATCGAAGAAGACAGAAGCAGAAAACCAAgacaaagaagatgaagaagacagAGAAGAAGACGACGAAGACAAAGAAGATGAAGACGAAGAAGACGACAAAGAAGAAGGCAAGGAAAACAAAGAAGATGAAGCAGTCAAAGAAGATGAAAAAGGCAAAGAGAAAGACGAAGAATGTGAAGAGGAAGGAGACGAAGAAGAAGCataagaagaggaagagaaagataaagtagaagatgaagaagacGAAGATGAAAAAGTTGAGGAAGACAAATGAGAAGCAGACGAAGAAGACGGAGCAGAAGACTaagaagaagaagacaaaaaagaaaaagacggTGAAGAAGACGAAAATGATGAAGATAAAGAAcacaaagaagatgaagaagaagatgctgaagaaaaaaaagacgaAGAATAAGACAAAGAAGAAGGCAAAGATGAAGAAGACGAAGATAAAAACATGAAGCAAACAAAGAAGAAGCAGACAAAGAAAACGAAGAAGAAGATGAGGTAGACGAAGACAAAAAAGACAAAGTAGACGAAGAAGAAGATGCCGAATAGAAAGACGAAGAAGATgtagaagaagatgaagaagacgtAGAAGTAGAAGACGCcgaagaagacaaagaaaaatACGAAGAGGAAGACGAAGCAGacaaagaaaaagaagacaaagacGAATAAGACAAAGAAGAAGGCGACAATAAAAAAAAGtagatgaaaaagaaaatgaagtAGAGAAAGAAGACAAAGAAGTTAAAGACGAAGATGACAAAgaagaagcaaaaaaagaaaacgaaAAGGACACAGAAGATGTAGAAGAAGAAGACGAATACGAATATGAAGACAGAAAAAGTATAAGACAAATACGAATATGAAGAAGACATAGAAAAATTAGAAGACAAATACGAATATGAAGAAGGCATAGAAAAAGTATAAGAAGAAGACAAATACGAATATGAAGAAGACAGAAAAAGTAGAAGATGACAAAAAAAGAAGTCGAAGATGAAGAATAAAAAGATGACGAAGAAGAATACGAAGAAGAAGACAAGGAAGGcaaagaagaagaagcagaagaagaaaataaagacaaaaaaGACAAAGGATGAAGAAGACGACGAAAAAGACAAAGTAGAAGAAGCAGACGAAGACAAAGTAGAGAAAGAAGACAAAGACTAAAAATACAAAGAAGAAGACACAGAAGATGATGAAAGCGAAGACGAAGAAGAAAACGCCAAAGAAGAAGACAAAGACAAAGAAGAAGACAAAGgcaaagaaaaagattaagcagGCAAAGAAAAACAAGACAAAGAAGAGGAAGATGGAGAGGAAGCAGGTGAAGAAGACGAAAATGAAGAAATAGAAGACAAAGAAGGCATAGAagaagcagaaaaagaaagcGAAAAGGacgaagaagatgaagaaaaagACTAAGACAAAGTAGAAGAAGAAGATAAAGTAGAAGAAGGCGAAGAAGACCAATGCGAAGAAGCAGAAAAAGAAgacgaagaagatgaagaagacaaagaagacaaAGACGAAGTAGCCAAAGAAGATGAAGACAAAGATGAAAAAGATGAAGAAAGACAAAGAAGAAGATCAGAAAGTTGAAAGTTgaaaaagacaaagaagaagatgaagaagacaaagGAGAAGGctaagaagaagatgaagaagacgaATAAGACAAAGAAGACGAGGCAGACAAAGTAGAAGAAGAAGACGAGGATAAAGAAGATGTTGACCAAGTagaagacaaagaagatgaagaagaagacgaCGACAAGAAGgcgaagaaaaaaaagaggataAGGAAGTCGAAGAAGATGAAAAAGGCAAAGAGGAAGACGAAGAAGGTGAAGATGGAGACGAAGAAAAAGAAgataaagtagaagatgaagaagacaaagataaaaaagatgaagaagacaaagaagaaaaatACAAAGGAGGAGCAGACAAAGAAGACGAAGAAGAAGactaagaagatgaagaagaagatgctgaagaaaaaaaagacgaAGAATAAGATGAAGAAGATAAGGagaaagaagacaaagaagaagcaGAAAAATAAAGCGAAAAGgacaaagaagatgaagaagacgaATAAGAAGACAAAGTAGTAGAAGACACCAAAGAAGAAGACGAAGGCGAAGAATAAGATGAAGTAGGCCAAGAAGAAGCAAAAGAGAAAGAAGACAAAGAGAAAGACGATGAAGAAGACAAAGTAGACGAAGTTGaagaagatgaagatgaagaagGTGAATCTGAATATGACAAAGGAGAAGACAAAGAAAATGAAGAATACAAAGAAGACGATTAAGAAAAAGACGTAGAAGAAGACCAAGAAGAGGACGGAGAATAAGTCAAAGATGAAGAAGCAGATGAAGAAGACGCAGGCAAAATAGACCAAGATGAAAAggaagacaaagaagaagatgAAGACAAAGATGAAGAAGACGATgacgaagaagatgaggaatgttaccatgcggcagctGCCGGGCCGCGGGTGATTGGTAATTACGGTGCACGTACTTGTCGGTCCAGGTGgtttcagtcagtgtgtttgtttcctgctctgtcagtctcctgttgtcagcttgtttgctatatcTGCTAGCGTATCCCATCTGCCTCAGTCTgtttgtattttctgttggtttattcatcttcccttcctgtcggtattctaccctgttccagcTTGGTATGCCAgtgtccctcctcggtccctagcgagggtagggaccgccgcccaattgcctgcctggggttagacaggagtggaggcaagtaggcagggacaggggttgcgggtaaatTCTAGgacaacccgggctggcgtatcatcgggtaggatactgtAACAAGGAAGTTGAGAAGGCAAAAAAGACAAAGAAGACAAGGCAGACAAAGTAGAAGAAGAAGACGAGGATAACGAAGACGTAGACAAAgtagaagaagacaaagaagatgaGGACGAAGTAGACAAAGAAAAAggtgaagaaaacaaagaagatgaagaagtcGAAGAAGATGAAAAaggcaaaggaggaagaggaagaaggtgAAGATGAAGGAGATGAAGAAGAAGCAGACGAAGAAGAAGAGATgtagaagatgaagaagacaaagatgaaaaagatgaagaagacaaagaagaaaaagacaaaggAGAAGCagacaaagaagaagaagaagactaCTTACACACCTACAGCTTTCGGACTGAATAGGCAGCATTTATTCATGGGAGTAACAATGCACCTGCTCTAAAGGCGGGGTTTTTTATGTCTCCTACCTATTGAATAACTGCAGCAATTTAACTAAGCTGGGAACATCATTCTTAGTGAGCCGACCTAGACTTCCCTCTAGCTCTAGGACATATAACACTGGATACAGGGGTAGAAAATCTGTCAACGTTGGTACAAAATACCGGTTGCCTAGACACTGCTTTCCCCTTTCTAAAatataggggtgcagttttttatagttttttgtttgtgtgtctagAATTTAGGATTTTGAGatacaaaatcctttttattagttttttgatgattaaaagttacgttttagagatacaatagaaccctcactgtgacgagTTTATTCTACATCtaggtgttcttcctgcaactgtgaaacccCTAAAGGCAAAGAATAAGATGAAGTAGGGCAAGAATAACCAGACAAAGAAAAAGATGAAGATGAAtcagatgaagaaaaagaagataaAGAAGACAGAGTAGAAAAAGTTGAAGAAGATGAATCTGAATATGACAAGAAGACCaacaagaaaatgaagaagaaaacaaagaagatgaagaagaagacgaACAAGAAGACtaagaagaagacaaagaagaagaagCAGACGAAGAAGAAGCAGGCAAAATAGACAAAGATGAAGAAGACAAAGTAggcgaaagggggaaaaaaggcaaAGAAGATGCAGAAAAAGACAAAGAAGGTGAAATCGAAGAAGACAGAGAAGCAGAAATAGAAGACGAAGAAGACAAATAAGATGACGAAGACAAAGAAGATGAAGACAAAGATAAAAAAGACGAAAACAGACGAAGAAGATGAGGAAGTTGAAAAAGAcgaagaagaagatgaagaagacaaagGAGAATAAGACTAAGTAGGTGAAGAAGACGAAGAAGGTGAAGACgaggaagatgaagaagaagcagatgaagaagacaaagacaaagaagaagatgatgaagacgaaaaagacagagaagaagatgaagaggaagtCGAAGTAGACTAAGAAGACGATGAAGACGAAgaggaagaagatgatgaagacaaaggagaagaaaaataagACAACAAAGATGAcaaagaaggcaaaaaaagcaaAGCAGAATATGAAGTCAAAGTAGACTAAGAAGAAGATGAAAAAGAAGATGAATATGGAGAAAACAAAttagaagaagacaaagaagatgaaAAAGACGAAGACATAGAAGACgaaaaagacaaagaagaagaaaaagaagacaaagaaggCGAAGAAGACGACTAAGAagaaggcggaaaaaaaagatgaagaagagGTTGAAGAAGACAGAGAGGTAAGAAGAAGACAAAGTGGAAAAGGAAGAAGACATAGACAAAGAAGAAGACACCGAAGAAGACGAAGAAGAaaatgatgcaggagaaaaaaaagatgaagaagcGGAAAAAGAAGACTAAGATGATGAAGAAGAAGACAAAGACGAATAATACGATGAAGAAGACAAGGGAGACAAAGTTGAAGAAGACGAAGAAGGCGACAAAAAAGCAGATGAAGAAGatgcagaagaaaatgaagaaatagAGAACGAAGAAGAAGACGAAGAAGCAGGTGAAGAAGACGAAGATAACGAAGAAGAAGACAAAGAGAAACGGCGCAGATAAAAAAGGTGAAGAAGAAGACGAAGAAGGTGAAGAACACAAAGTGGAAGAAGACATAGACAAATAAGAAGAAGACGCCGAAGAAAAAGACGAAAAAGAAGCAGACAAAGAAAAATAAGACAAACATGAATAAGACAACGAAGAAGAAGACGAAGAAGATGAAAAGGACGAAGAATATGAAGAAGACAAAgtagaagaaaaagacaaattacaAGAAGATGTAGAAGACGAATGCGAAGAAGAGGTAGAAAATTTAGAAGAAGACGACGAAGATAAAGACGATaaagcagaagatgaagaagatggaGACAATGACGAAGAAGACAAAGCAGAAAAATACGAAAAAGAAGTCAAAGATGAAGAAGAATATGAAGACAAAGAAGAAGCATAGGGAAAACACAAAGGCAAGGAAGGTGAAGacgaagaagaagcagaagaagaagatgaaggatgaagaagaagaagatagAGAACCAGACAAAGAAGTAGAAGAAGACAAAGTCGAAGAAGAAGGCGAAGACAAAGAAAACGTAGACTAAGTAGATGAGAAAAAAGACAAAGACgaaaaagatgaagaagaaggcGAAGAAGATAAAAggaagacaaagaagaagatgatgaagaagaaaaCAAGGTAGAAGACGTAGAAGATGAATATAGAATTGAAGATGAATGAGACAAAGAAGACAAAGAAGTCAAAGTAAAAGAAGACGAAGATGAAGAAGATGTAGACAAAGTAGAAGAAAacaaagaagacaaagaagatgaaGTGTAAGGCAAAGAAGACGAAAAGGATGACAAAGAAAAAAAGCAGAAGAAAACAAAGACAACGATGAAGAAAAAGTCCAAGAAAATGAGGACGTAAAAGACGAAGAAAGCACCAAAGAAGAAGACAAAGCAGACAAAaatgaagaagacaaagaaacCTAAGAAAAAGGCCACAAAGAAGAAAACTAACAagatgaaaaagaaaataaagtagagaaagaaaaagaagacgaAGAAGCAGGCAAAGAAGAGGAAGATgaaaaagaagacaaagaaggagaagacgaagaagaagaagaagacaaaaagGATGAAGAAGaatgaagatgaagaagatgaatACAAAGAAGACATAGGAAATGTAGAAGACGATGAAGAAGATGAAGACGACAAAGATGTAGAAGATGAAGACAAAGATGAAGAAGATGacaaagaaaaagacaaagaTGAAGAAGACGACGAAGAAAAAGATGAAGAAGACGACgaagaaaaagacaaagaagaaaactaaaaagatgaagaagacaaagaacacgaagaagaagaagatgaagacaAAGAACGCGAAGAAGAAGACGCTGAAGAAGACAAAGAACACAAAGAAGAAGACAAAGATGAAGAAGCAGTCGAAGAAGAAGCAGACAAAGAACACGGCAAAACAGTAGACAAAGATGATGGAGAAAATGAAGACGAAGACGAAAAAGATGAAGAAAATGAAGATGAAGAAGGCAAAGGAGACGAAGGAGAAGAAGacgaagatgaagaagatgaatATGAagcaaatgaagaaaaaagaagaaatagcagacagaaaaaagaagacaaagatgaagaagacaaggaagaagacaaagaagacgaAGTTGAAGAAGATGATGATTTAGAAGAAGGCGACAAAGAAGaagataaaaaaaagaagaaaacgaaGAAGTAGACAAAGAAGAAGACAACGAAAAAGAAGACgaagaaaaaaaagcaggcaaagaagaaaaagatgaagaagacaaagaaggcaAAGAAGAAGTCGAAGAAGGTGAAAATGATGAAGAACATGAAATAGAAGATGACTAAGAAGtcgaagatgaagaagaaaaagatgACGAAGAAGAACACAAGGTAGGcaaagaagaagaagcagaagaagaagatAAAGAGGAAAAAGACAAAGGATGATGAAGAAGACAAAAGTAGAAGAAGCAGACGAAGACAAAAATacaaagaagacaaagaagatgaaaacaaacacagaaaaagaCAAAGAAGATGATGTAGAAGAAggtgaagaaaacaaaaaagaagatgaagaggaagtTGAAAAAGAAGATGAAGACGAGGAAGAAGACAAATAAGCGAAATTAGAAGAGGGTGAAGAAGATGAAAAAGACAAAGAAgacaaaatagaagaaaaagaagacaaagatgaagaagatgaaaatgaagaagacaaagaagatgatgaagaagaaTGCAAAGAAAACAAAGAAGATTATGGAGACAAATTAGAAGAAGAGGAACAAGATGAAAATGgcaaagatgaagaagaagaccaAGAAGGCAAAGAggatgaaaaagacaaaaaagaagaagacaaagTAGAAGATGAAAAAGACTTAGACAAAATAGAAAAAGACAAAGAAGGTTAAGAAGACGACTAAAAAAGGcgaagaaaagaaagaagaggtCGAAGAAGATTAAGAAGAAGACAaagtggaagaagaagaagaagacgtAGACATAGAAGACACCGAAGAAGAAGACGAAGCAGACAAAGAAGCAGACAAAGAAAAAGACGACAAAGGTGATTTTCAGACGAAGAAGAcgaagcagaagaagaaaaagatgaagcacacaaaaaaagttaaagatgaaTAAGATGATGAAGAAGAATAAAGACGAATAATACGATGAAGAAGACAAGGAAGACAACGTTGAAGAAGATGAAAATGGCCACAAAGAAGCAGACGAAGatgcagaagaaaatgaagaagtagAGAATGAAGAAGAAAACGAAGAAGCTCGCGAataagaagaagatgaagaagacaaagaaggtgaagaaaatgacaaaaaaggtgaagatgaagaagaagacaaaGTAGAAAAAAAGACAAAGTAAAAGATGATGAAGAAGACAGAAAATATAGAAGACggcgaagaagaagaggaagatgaaGCAGAAGAATACgaaaaaaaagttgaagatgAAAAGGAAGAAGATGAAGACGAAAAATAAGCAGTAGGaaaagatgaagaagacaaagaaggtGAAGACGAATAATAAGCAGAAAAGATCAAGACAACAAAGGCAAAGAAGGTTGAAGAAAGAAGAATACCAAGAagacaaaagcagaaaaaaaagacgaAGAAGAAGAGGACCAAGTGGAAGAAGACCAAGTAGACAAAGAAGAAGACAAAAACGAAAGACGAAAAAGACAAAGTAGAATGcaaagaagatgaagaggaattcaAAGAAGACAAAgtagaagaagacaaagaagataaGAAGGTAAAGAAGGTGAAGGAGACGAAAAAGAAGATGGAGATGAAGAAGACATAGACAAAGTAAAAGAAGACTAAGGCTAAGAAGACCACAAATAAGAATGCggagaaaacaaagaaaaaaatgaaggaGTCGAAGAAGGTgatgaagaaaaaggagaaaaaggggaagaagatgaagaagacttAGACAAAGAAAAAGATGCTGAAGAAGAAGACAAAAAGGACTAAGATGATGCAAAAGAAGAAGAcgaagaagaaaatgaagaggACAAATACGAAGAAGATGTAGGAAATGTAGA
Above is a window of Eleutherodactylus coqui strain aEleCoq1 chromosome 3, aEleCoq1.hap1, whole genome shotgun sequence DNA encoding:
- the LOC136620089 gene encoding ATP synthase subunit a-like, producing MVTFLIFFVIVFFIFVFIFFFVFLFILVYFACVFFICFFIFDLFSVLFLVFFYVFFLIVFFVFFIFFVFSFVIFRFTFFIFIFFNFVYFVFFIVFLFVFFLFCFFLAYFILFFAFVFFFGVFYYFVFLFVFFIFFVLFALFFCFFFVFFLLIFFILFFVFFFFSIFFFIFLVFFFVFFVCSSFVFFFFVFFIFFIFVFFIFYFIFFFFVSIFTFFVFLFAFFIFFDFLILFFFFAFLSSSSSSSSLSSTWSTSSLSSSSSSTLSASSSLSYSSSSSSS